From Shewanella psychrophila, a single genomic window includes:
- the glgB gene encoding 1,4-alpha-glucan branching protein GlgB — protein MMTQNVPHFHHGADVALLNGEYCDVFSLLGMHLLETPSDAPIKNTNGKQAEAKSVQVRKQLVVRCLLPGALSVEVLNLKDGRKLASLERVNETGLFAGVIGRRVKPFLYKLRVEYPLSVEEIIDPYQFPSLLNQDDVYLFGEGRLEQAYHLLGARWQQNQGVEGVNFSVWAPNAKRVSVVGDFNHWDGTRHVMRQHLANGIWEIFIPHVNEQAHYKFELISEHGERIEKSDPYAKAMQAAPGNASLIPLKKDFHWQDQEWLGYRKSQQWHHQAISTYEVHLASWRRKGDEGELCLNYQELIEQLIPYVKEMGFTHLQLMPISEYPFDGSWGYQPVGLYAPTHRFGDALGLKAFVDACHRAGLAVILDWVAAHFPKDPHGLAQFDGTSLYEHQDPRRGEHPDWDTLIYNYGRGEIQSYLLSNACYWLDEFHFDGLRIDAVSSMLYLDYSREPGQWLPNAQGGRENLEAISFLQSLNQRLYQAFPGIVMIAEESTAWPGVTKRVDESGLGFGFKWNMGWMNDSLRYLGRDPIHRSHHHSELTFSLMYCFSEQFILSLSHDEVVHGKGSLLHKVPGDDWQKFASLRAYFGFMWGHPGKKLMFMGNEFGQRDEWSHERSLDWHLLQYAPHQGLQTWVKDLNHLYLSQPSLYSQDTQADKFQWLDCDNDQSSVFSFVRYGRSTDDHLIFVVNMTPQVHHGFRIGLPLNTVYRELLNSDSEYYGGSGVGSTGVILAEGMPYQNLAYSSEITVPPLGCLVLSPSQLTRDSDANSATRLAIGSAKTGEQDEAL, from the coding sequence ATGATGACTCAAAATGTCCCTCACTTTCATCACGGCGCCGATGTTGCGCTGCTAAATGGTGAATATTGCGATGTGTTTTCCTTGTTAGGTATGCATCTACTGGAAACCCCGAGTGATGCGCCGATAAAAAACACCAATGGTAAGCAAGCAGAAGCTAAATCGGTTCAGGTTAGAAAGCAGTTGGTGGTTCGCTGTTTATTACCCGGAGCGCTCAGTGTCGAGGTGCTTAACCTTAAGGATGGACGTAAACTTGCCAGCCTGGAACGCGTCAATGAGACCGGTTTGTTTGCTGGGGTGATTGGCAGAAGAGTGAAACCTTTTCTTTATAAGTTAAGGGTCGAATATCCCTTGAGCGTCGAAGAGATCATCGATCCCTATCAGTTTCCTAGCTTACTCAACCAAGACGACGTTTACCTTTTCGGTGAGGGGCGCTTAGAGCAGGCGTATCATTTGTTGGGGGCGAGATGGCAACAGAATCAGGGCGTCGAGGGGGTGAATTTCAGTGTGTGGGCTCCTAATGCCAAGCGCGTGTCAGTGGTGGGAGACTTTAATCATTGGGACGGAACTCGACATGTGATGCGTCAGCACTTAGCCAATGGCATATGGGAGATATTCATTCCCCATGTAAATGAGCAAGCGCATTACAAGTTCGAGTTGATATCTGAGCATGGCGAGCGCATAGAGAAATCAGATCCCTACGCAAAAGCCATGCAAGCCGCACCGGGCAATGCTTCCTTGATCCCCCTTAAGAAAGATTTTCACTGGCAAGACCAAGAGTGGTTGGGGTATCGAAAGTCTCAGCAATGGCATCACCAAGCCATCTCCACCTATGAGGTTCATCTCGCTTCTTGGCGACGTAAGGGGGATGAGGGCGAGCTTTGTCTGAATTATCAAGAACTCATTGAGCAGCTGATCCCCTATGTCAAAGAGATGGGCTTTACTCATCTGCAGCTAATGCCCATCAGTGAATATCCTTTCGATGGCTCTTGGGGCTATCAGCCCGTGGGTCTATACGCACCAACCCATAGATTCGGCGATGCATTAGGTTTAAAGGCCTTTGTCGATGCTTGTCATCGGGCGGGATTGGCCGTGATCCTGGACTGGGTGGCGGCACATTTCCCCAAAGATCCCCATGGCTTGGCGCAGTTTGATGGTACTAGCTTGTACGAACATCAAGACCCCAGACGGGGCGAGCATCCTGACTGGGATACCTTGATCTATAACTACGGCCGCGGCGAAATCCAAAGCTATCTGCTGAGTAATGCTTGTTATTGGCTCGATGAATTCCACTTCGATGGTCTACGTATCGATGCCGTTTCCTCGATGTTATATCTAGATTACAGCCGTGAACCCGGGCAGTGGCTGCCCAATGCTCAGGGAGGCCGTGAAAATCTGGAGGCGATTAGTTTCCTGCAGAGCCTTAACCAACGTCTATACCAGGCATTTCCCGGGATCGTGATGATCGCCGAAGAATCTACGGCCTGGCCGGGGGTGACTAAGCGAGTCGATGAGTCTGGCTTAGGTTTTGGCTTCAAGTGGAATATGGGCTGGATGAACGACAGCCTGCGCTATCTGGGAAGAGATCCCATTCACAGGAGTCATCATCATAGCGAGCTGACCTTTAGCTTAATGTATTGTTTCAGCGAGCAATTTATCTTGTCTCTGAGCCACGATGAGGTAGTTCATGGCAAGGGGTCATTGCTGCACAAGGTGCCGGGTGATGATTGGCAGAAGTTTGCCAGCCTACGGGCATATTTCGGCTTCATGTGGGGGCACCCAGGTAAGAAACTGATGTTTATGGGCAATGAGTTTGGCCAAAGAGACGAGTGGAGCCATGAGCGGAGCCTAGATTGGCATCTGCTGCAATATGCTCCTCATCAAGGGCTGCAGACCTGGGTGAAAGATCTTAATCACCTGTATCTAAGTCAACCTTCGCTTTACAGTCAAGATACTCAGGCTGATAAGTTTCAATGGCTCGATTGCGATAATGACCAGTCTAGTGTGTTTAGTTTTGTTCGTTATGGCAGATCCACTGACGATCACCTGATATTTGTCGTCAATATGACGCCTCAGGTGCACCATGGTTTTCGCATCGGTTTGCCATTGAACACAGTATACCGAGAGCTGCTCAATAGTGATAGTGAGTATTATGGTGGTAGTGGGGTGGGGAGTACCGGGGTGATATTGGCTGAGGGAATGCCATATCAAAACCTGGCTTATAGCAGTGAAATCACAGTGCCGCCTCTGGGATGCTTAGTATTATCGCCCTCTCAATTAACCCGCGACTCAGACGCGAATTCAGCGACTCGCTTAGCCATAGGGTCAGCGAAGACTGGTGAGCAAGATGAAGCTCTCTAA
- the malQ gene encoding 4-alpha-glucanotransferase, whose amino-acid sequence MGLEKLLYLQGVGAEFINFSGQNVRVPVQDREGVLRCMLNKLVDTRGEIDEGYLEQRIHELDAKPWTMGLHGFQHTYMDEPEISLYLPSGYQDTLTLRILSEAGGTFSLRVLPSEMRIVGDYCIGKTQYLHYRLSLLDLTRVDSVGDPHGSADNPIESHAELTEVIEAKNQRLVSGYHSAELTAGMNSYSGVVMMAPRQAFRLSNIDSDIDKNSDSKTQPRSWGVSIQLYSLRSDSQWGIGDFGDLTEIIELVAAQGGDFIQLNPLHALDITEPDHVSPYSPSDRRRINPLYIHIQGVSEYALVKSQLQTDEFESLRDSINIDNWLDYPSLTQLKYRAFILLYQAFSLPGTKIPSARRRAFDDFVSKEGDALTQFVEAESAKAADDLPKELNFYRYIQFIAEEQLGACQARAKQAGMSLGLIRDLAVGAKPEGIEVQQNESQFCLNASIGAPADPFASQGQNWGLAPLDPLSIKKDNFQHVITIIRANMRHCGALRIDHVMSLLRMWWCPLDKKNGEGAYVYYPVDCLFAILCLESWRARCCIIGEDLGLVPPEMDRRLRSSGIYSNQLFYFCKHSTGFTDPNEHKQDSLMMLANHDVPNLAAWWSTSDLHLRRQLELIDNDEALGDALSGREDEKRQLLNLLISLGCIDEATADSLEYEALLIAWISASAQSHSALFSVQLSDLIGDMHSVNIPGTWQEYPNWQRRLPMTLADIHGSPRVKHLLEQIRAARNSEI is encoded by the coding sequence ATGGGGCTGGAAAAGTTGCTGTATCTGCAAGGCGTCGGTGCCGAGTTTATTAATTTTAGTGGCCAGAATGTCCGTGTTCCCGTCCAAGACAGGGAGGGTGTATTGAGGTGCATGCTGAATAAATTAGTTGATACTCGAGGTGAAATTGATGAAGGGTATCTGGAGCAGCGGATCCATGAACTCGATGCAAAGCCATGGACTATGGGACTCCATGGTTTTCAGCATACCTATATGGATGAGCCAGAGATCAGCCTGTATCTGCCCTCTGGTTATCAAGATACGCTGACGCTGAGGATTTTGAGTGAAGCGGGCGGTACATTCAGTCTTAGGGTGCTCCCGAGCGAAATGCGAATAGTCGGTGATTATTGCATTGGTAAGACCCAATACCTGCATTATCGCTTATCCCTGTTGGACTTAACGCGAGTCGATTCCGTAGGTGATCCCCATGGTAGTGCCGATAATCCTATCGAGTCCCATGCAGAATTGACTGAGGTGATAGAGGCCAAAAATCAGCGATTGGTTTCAGGCTATCACAGCGCAGAGTTAACCGCTGGAATGAACAGCTATTCTGGTGTGGTGATGATGGCCCCAAGGCAAGCATTTAGGCTCTCAAATATAGATTCAGACATAGATAAAAATAGCGACTCTAAGACTCAACCTCGCTCCTGGGGGGTCAGTATTCAGCTTTACTCGCTACGCAGTGATAGTCAGTGGGGCATAGGTGATTTTGGGGATTTAACTGAAATTATTGAGTTGGTGGCCGCCCAAGGGGGAGATTTTATTCAGCTTAATCCGCTGCATGCCTTAGATATCACTGAGCCAGATCACGTGAGCCCCTATAGTCCCAGCGACAGGCGCAGAATTAATCCTCTTTATATTCATATCCAAGGTGTATCTGAGTATGCCCTTGTGAAATCTCAGTTGCAGACCGATGAATTTGAGAGCCTAAGGGATTCAATCAATATTGATAATTGGTTGGATTATCCTAGCTTGACTCAGTTGAAATATCGCGCCTTCATCCTTCTGTATCAGGCGTTTAGTCTACCTGGCACTAAAATTCCTTCAGCCAGGAGGCGAGCATTCGATGATTTTGTGTCTAAAGAGGGGGATGCATTAACTCAATTTGTTGAGGCCGAATCGGCTAAAGCGGCCGATGACCTACCCAAAGAACTCAATTTTTATCGTTATATACAGTTCATTGCCGAAGAGCAACTCGGTGCCTGTCAGGCGAGAGCCAAGCAAGCCGGGATGTCCTTAGGCCTGATACGGGATCTTGCCGTTGGTGCTAAACCCGAGGGTATCGAAGTTCAGCAAAATGAGTCGCAATTTTGTCTCAATGCCAGTATCGGAGCTCCGGCGGATCCATTTGCGTCCCAAGGGCAAAATTGGGGGCTGGCTCCCTTAGACCCACTATCAATAAAAAAAGACAATTTTCAGCATGTTATTACCATCATTAGGGCCAACATGCGTCACTGCGGTGCATTGAGAATCGATCACGTGATGTCCTTGCTGAGAATGTGGTGGTGCCCCCTAGATAAGAAGAATGGTGAGGGAGCCTATGTGTATTATCCCGTTGATTGTCTTTTCGCCATTCTATGCCTTGAAAGCTGGCGAGCTAGGTGTTGCATCATAGGAGAAGATCTTGGTCTGGTGCCTCCCGAGATGGATCGACGCCTGAGATCCTCGGGTATTTATTCCAATCAGCTGTTCTACTTTTGCAAACACAGCACAGGTTTCACAGATCCCAATGAACATAAACAAGACAGCTTGATGATGCTGGCCAATCACGATGTGCCGAACTTAGCTGCGTGGTGGTCTACCAGTGATCTGCATTTGAGACGTCAGCTCGAGCTCATCGATAATGATGAAGCCTTGGGGGATGCTCTAAGCGGCCGCGAGGATGAGAAGAGACAGCTACTAAACCTGCTGATTAGTCTTGGTTGTATCGATGAAGCCACCGCAGACAGTCTGGAGTATGAGGCGTTACTCATAGCTTGGATAAGTGCTTCAGCCCAGAGCCACTCTGCCTTATTTAGTGTGCAGCTTAGCGATCTTATTGGTGACATGCACAGCGTAAATATTCCCGGAACCTGGCAAGAATATCCCAATTGGCAGCGACGTTTACCCATGACCCTTGCGGATATCCATGGATCTCCCAGAGTGAAGCACCTGCTGGAGCAGATAAGGGCGGCGAGAAACTCAGAAATCTAG
- a CDS encoding porin, with protein sequence MRSIFLVILILTFLSVIPFNVVAADSDTSLEMLKRQIEQLQQQVLALEKAQQAQEIEKAKQASLAKQVTKVEEVEPPTMPEKPLNNTLSVYATMRPTFGYFDEDAETFWDVRDALSRAGIKATNEFMPGWTAELHGEWGIDLSNNGDFGTARKAYVAVGGPYGRVAVGKQRPPQYLLIAEYVDIFNHANSPFSYDAEGIFFVNNMVTYRLQTGGFSWLAASQFDGESGSNGADLVNLGLGYDQSGFHGAVTYLMQDSIDGNFTTGEDEVWAISLAQDFNNGLYLAAAYQDKSYQRDAISQDRSGHTLDVSTAYRISEQFRVKLGYFDFDDGRGALLSQRYDGYNTTLEWLPDDNLRFHLEYLAKDYDNLNDFDSWIIGFRYDFAKDWQF encoded by the coding sequence ATGCGAAGTATATTTCTGGTCATCCTTATCTTAACGTTTTTATCTGTGATCCCCTTTAATGTGGTGGCTGCAGATTCAGACACCAGCTTAGAGATGTTGAAGCGGCAAATAGAGCAACTTCAGCAGCAAGTGTTAGCGCTTGAGAAGGCTCAGCAAGCCCAAGAGATTGAAAAGGCCAAGCAAGCTAGTTTGGCTAAGCAAGTAACAAAAGTCGAAGAGGTCGAGCCTCCCACCATGCCTGAAAAACCACTTAATAATACATTAAGTGTCTATGCCACCATGCGGCCCACTTTTGGCTATTTTGATGAAGATGCTGAAACCTTCTGGGATGTTCGGGATGCACTTTCCCGTGCAGGGATAAAAGCAACCAATGAGTTTATGCCGGGTTGGACTGCTGAGTTACATGGTGAGTGGGGGATTGATCTCTCCAATAATGGCGACTTTGGCACAGCCAGGAAAGCCTATGTCGCAGTCGGTGGTCCCTATGGCCGAGTCGCTGTGGGAAAACAGAGACCGCCACAATACCTGTTAATCGCGGAGTATGTGGATATTTTCAATCATGCAAATAGTCCTTTCTCTTATGATGCGGAAGGTATTTTCTTCGTCAATAATATGGTCACATATCGACTTCAAACCGGTGGATTTAGTTGGCTCGCTGCATCTCAATTTGATGGTGAAAGCGGCAGCAATGGTGCCGACTTGGTGAACTTAGGTTTAGGTTACGATCAAAGTGGCTTTCATGGTGCTGTGACCTATCTAATGCAAGATAGTATCGATGGTAATTTCACGACGGGGGAAGATGAGGTTTGGGCAATATCTTTAGCTCAAGATTTTAATAATGGATTATATTTAGCCGCTGCCTATCAAGATAAAAGTTACCAAAGGGATGCCATTTCTCAAGACCGTAGTGGCCACACTCTCGATGTCTCCACGGCTTATCGAATTAGCGAGCAATTCAGAGTGAAGCTAGGCTATTTTGATTTTGACGATGGTCGAGGAGCGCTGTTGAGTCAAAGGTATGATGGGTATAACACCACTCTGGAGTGGCTACCAGATGATAACTTACGTTTCCACCTTGAGTATCTAGCCAAAGATTACGATAACCTAAATGACTTTGACTCATGGATCATAGGCTTTAGATATGACTTTGCTAAAGACTGGCAGTTTTAA
- a CDS encoding methyl-accepting chemotaxis protein, whose protein sequence is MKIRTKFSVASGVVILILVSLLSISTDIAIKNTLEEKTQAYIEDNASLLATGISNWLSGKSSQINLLKNMIENNYSDNGFQQGLELAAIKNDFLLVFGTLDTETGLRSNNPNRQNPPNVDFREKPWYKLAKNQSGIVFTAPYKDAATNELLLSIVTNVKNKGEFRGVLGGDLSLDTIAKTVNTINFDGTGLAFISDENGNIITHPIGEMNNKKTQDIYLHSPNNSKKIIEVEHDGADKLLYFYPLEKANGMNWYLAVLLEKDKVYQSLTDLTQRTALFAIISIIICIFILRKLAKQLLMPLNELENAIANIASGDGDLTQRLAIKSDDECGAVATNFNFFLTSMQQLVIGIKEKANLVVDNSNTSRHLAVQSGEQLMEQKSLIEGLATAMNEMTATSADIASSAQDAASSITAVNERTEQSQITFTETSDYINQLSSTITVSQGVSDKLAEYSNNIEQVLSVINGIAEQTNLLALNAAIEAARAGEQGRGFAVVADEVRTLASRTQESTTEIKTTIEQIQSASSQVQAAMQESKEKAETCVEHAATANDALDVISSSVKEIMDRNIQIAAAIEEQSVVAEEINLNTNNINDISTSVGEFSENQIESNIQLIEEVKQQQLLLNKFTV, encoded by the coding sequence ATGAAAATCAGAACAAAATTTTCTGTTGCCTCTGGCGTCGTCATCTTGATCCTAGTTTCCTTACTTTCAATATCTACCGATATCGCCATTAAGAACACCTTAGAGGAAAAAACCCAAGCCTATATCGAAGATAATGCTTCTTTACTCGCGACAGGGATAAGCAACTGGCTTAGCGGAAAAAGTTCCCAAATAAACCTTTTAAAAAACATGATTGAAAATAATTATTCCGATAATGGATTTCAGCAAGGGTTAGAGTTAGCAGCAATAAAAAATGATTTCTTACTCGTTTTCGGCACACTCGATACAGAAACAGGTTTACGTTCAAACAACCCCAACAGACAGAACCCGCCAAATGTAGACTTTAGAGAAAAGCCTTGGTACAAGTTGGCCAAAAATCAATCGGGAATCGTATTCACAGCACCTTATAAAGATGCAGCAACCAATGAGCTTCTGCTGTCTATCGTCACAAACGTCAAAAATAAAGGCGAATTTAGGGGAGTATTAGGCGGAGACCTGAGTCTCGATACCATTGCCAAAACGGTAAATACCATCAACTTCGATGGCACCGGGCTCGCTTTTATTAGTGATGAGAATGGCAATATTATCACTCACCCTATCGGTGAGATGAACAATAAAAAAACACAAGATATTTATCTGCACTCCCCGAATAATAGCAAGAAGATCATAGAGGTTGAACATGATGGAGCCGACAAACTCTTGTATTTTTACCCGCTAGAAAAAGCCAACGGTATGAATTGGTATTTGGCCGTATTACTCGAAAAAGATAAAGTTTATCAATCGCTAACAGACCTAACCCAAAGAACAGCCCTGTTCGCCATAATCAGTATTATCATCTGTATTTTTATACTTAGAAAGCTAGCAAAACAATTACTTATGCCGCTCAATGAACTAGAAAATGCCATCGCCAATATCGCATCTGGCGATGGAGATCTTACCCAAAGGTTAGCCATTAAGAGTGATGATGAATGTGGCGCTGTGGCAACGAACTTCAACTTCTTCTTAACGTCAATGCAACAGCTCGTCATAGGTATCAAAGAAAAAGCCAATTTAGTGGTCGATAATAGCAATACCTCCAGACATCTGGCGGTGCAATCCGGTGAGCAGCTCATGGAGCAAAAGTCATTGATTGAAGGGCTAGCCACAGCAATGAATGAGATGACGGCGACCTCTGCAGATATAGCCAGTAGTGCACAAGACGCAGCAAGTTCTATCACGGCAGTCAATGAACGTACCGAACAGAGTCAAATAACCTTTACTGAAACTTCCGATTATATTAACCAGCTATCCAGCACAATTACCGTTTCACAAGGCGTTAGTGACAAACTCGCCGAATACAGCAATAACATAGAACAAGTACTGTCTGTCATCAACGGCATAGCCGAGCAGACCAACCTACTCGCACTTAACGCGGCAATTGAAGCGGCACGTGCGGGTGAACAAGGACGGGGGTTTGCTGTTGTTGCCGATGAAGTCCGAACGCTCGCTTCTCGAACTCAGGAGTCCACCACCGAAATTAAGACTACCATAGAGCAAATTCAGTCAGCTTCTTCTCAAGTACAAGCAGCCATGCAAGAAAGCAAAGAAAAAGCAGAGACTTGTGTTGAGCATGCTGCCACCGCTAACGATGCACTCGATGTCATATCAAGTTCGGTTAAAGAGATCATGGATAGAAACATTCAAATAGCTGCAGCCATCGAGGAGCAGAGTGTGGTCGCCGAAGAAATAAACCTTAATACCAACAACATCAATGATATAAGCACCAGTGTCGGCGAGTTCTCAGAGAACCAGATAGAATCTAATATTCAACTCATCGAAGAAGTAAAACAGCAGCAGTTACTGCTCAATAAGTTTACCGTGTAA
- the yiaY gene encoding L-threonine dehydrogenase, which translates to MAAKFFIPSVNVLGKGAVDDAIGDIKTLGFQRALIVTDKPLVEIGLVGQVAEKLGAAGIVTTIFDGVQPNPTSGNVEAGLELLRSHNCDFVVSLGGGSPHDCAKGIALVATNGGSIKDYEGLDMSTKPQLPLVAINTTAGTASEMTRFCIITDESRHIKMAIVDKHTTPILSVNDPELMLAKPAGLTAATGMDALTHAIEAYVSIAANPITDACAIKAIELIKANLTEAVDNGQNIDARDQMAYAQFLAGMAFNNASLGYVHAMAHQLGGFYDLPHGVCNALLLPHVQQYNAQVAAPRLKDVGRAMGVDVSNMSDEQGASAAIDAIKVLAAAVKIPENLTKLGVKAEDIPTLADNALKDACGFTNPKQATHAEICQIFTNAL; encoded by the coding sequence ATGGCTGCTAAATTTTTTATACCATCTGTCAATGTGTTAGGCAAAGGTGCCGTCGACGATGCCATAGGCGATATCAAGACATTAGGTTTTCAGCGCGCACTCATTGTGACCGATAAGCCCTTAGTAGAGATTGGCTTAGTCGGCCAGGTCGCAGAGAAGTTAGGCGCCGCAGGTATAGTGACAACCATCTTCGATGGCGTCCAGCCAAACCCAACGTCAGGCAATGTCGAAGCAGGTCTTGAACTACTCAGAAGCCACAACTGTGACTTTGTCGTTTCTCTGGGTGGTGGCTCTCCACATGATTGTGCCAAAGGTATTGCCCTGGTTGCTACCAATGGCGGCAGCATCAAAGACTATGAAGGTCTGGATATGTCAACCAAGCCTCAGCTACCACTGGTTGCTATCAATACCACAGCCGGCACCGCCAGCGAGATGACACGTTTCTGTATTATCACAGATGAGTCCCGACATATTAAAATGGCTATCGTAGATAAGCACACGACGCCTATCTTGTCGGTCAATGACCCAGAGTTGATGCTGGCGAAACCAGCCGGACTCACAGCTGCTACCGGTATGGATGCCCTGACCCACGCCATCGAAGCCTATGTGTCTATCGCCGCGAATCCAATTACAGACGCCTGTGCTATCAAGGCAATCGAGCTGATCAAGGCTAACCTGACTGAGGCGGTCGACAATGGGCAAAATATCGATGCCCGTGATCAGATGGCTTATGCACAATTCTTAGCTGGCATGGCATTTAACAACGCAAGCTTAGGTTATGTCCATGCTATGGCTCATCAGCTAGGTGGATTCTACGATCTACCACATGGGGTGTGTAATGCCCTCTTGCTCCCCCATGTTCAGCAGTACAATGCGCAAGTCGCAGCACCAAGACTCAAAGATGTGGGTAGGGCCATGGGCGTAGATGTATCAAATATGAGTGATGAGCAAGGTGCCAGCGCAGCCATTGATGCTATCAAAGTATTGGCAGCTGCCGTAAAGATCCCCGAGAACTTGACCAAGCTGGGTGTCAAAGCCGAAGACATTCCAACACTGGCCGATAACGCGCTTAAAGATGCATGTGGCTTTACTAACCCTAAGCAAGCAACTCATGCAGAGATCTGCCAAATATTCACTAATGCGCTCTAA
- a CDS encoding cation:proton antiporter, with product MHMQMTLQLLVFFVVAIILGIVLRRLLKNTAIPYSVALLVLGMLIGSVLDYDIQTPFLHELKSAFLLASQLDANLIMFIFLPALVFESAFSLEVHLFKRMFSQIALLAIPGMVLCTVITALLSLSVLPWHWSVGTALMFGAIVSATDPVAVVSLLKEMCSRARLQTLIEGESLLNDGTAIVLFTLFMGLATQAQAEFSFMHVIGEFTRVVSIGVLIGAVVAAISLKFIGSLFNDSLIEIALTLVLPYLVFYLSEHVFHASGVVSVVTLALIYAGPGRTRFSPEVMEHLHHFWHTLSYLFNTLIFILVGLVVSTRLGLADLANWQYLAVIFAGILVIRTMVIVGFMPILARIGIGLTKEKSIVLIWGGLRGAVSLALALIVATNESLDIQLRDQVLFLTAGIVVLTIVVNGSSMRFVMAKLGLDKLPKAKQKTFAKVQHKISDEMVKVRESLKQDEHLKAVNWQAVDRNIVTVATPYKEEESIDTQVEYQRKLLESERQFYWNQFAKGLLSQDATHILIGAIEKALDGTPQIWPRPFIAKHWQIPRWANQCANMPIIGVYARGASYKQHVITFESARGLFEASTYILELAPSLSLEVEQLETALEQMTLVNQFADNTLNDFRKDSPHLVERVESYLALRILLNTERKKIQELTHEGIISEVDAEKLIEEVELKMHESKKLNQLV from the coding sequence ATGCATATGCAAATGACCTTACAGCTTTTAGTATTTTTTGTGGTAGCGATAATATTAGGGATCGTGTTACGCAGGCTATTGAAAAATACGGCAATCCCATACTCTGTGGCCCTATTAGTCCTAGGTATGTTGATTGGCTCAGTGTTAGATTACGATATTCAGACTCCCTTCTTGCATGAACTTAAATCAGCTTTTCTGCTTGCCAGCCAACTAGACGCAAACCTTATCATGTTTATTTTTCTACCTGCCTTGGTTTTTGAGTCGGCTTTTTCACTGGAAGTTCATTTGTTTAAGCGTATGTTCTCTCAAATCGCCCTGCTAGCGATCCCAGGGATGGTACTTTGCACTGTGATCACCGCCTTGTTAAGCCTTAGCGTTTTACCTTGGCATTGGTCTGTGGGCACAGCTTTGATGTTTGGTGCGATTGTCAGCGCAACAGATCCGGTTGCTGTGGTTTCCTTGTTAAAAGAGATGTGCTCAAGAGCTAGGCTGCAAACGTTAATTGAGGGAGAGTCTTTACTCAATGATGGTACCGCTATCGTTTTGTTTACCTTGTTCATGGGTCTAGCGACTCAGGCTCAAGCCGAGTTTAGTTTCATGCATGTGATAGGCGAGTTTACCCGAGTTGTTTCCATAGGCGTGCTTATCGGCGCCGTTGTCGCCGCAATTAGCTTGAAGTTTATCGGGTCCTTGTTTAATGACAGCCTAATAGAAATCGCGCTGACCTTAGTTTTGCCCTATCTGGTGTTTTATTTGTCTGAGCATGTGTTTCATGCATCGGGTGTGGTGAGTGTGGTTACTCTGGCGCTCATTTATGCAGGTCCTGGTCGAACAAGGTTTTCCCCCGAGGTGATGGAGCACCTACATCACTTTTGGCATACCTTGTCTTATCTGTTTAACACCTTAATCTTCATCTTAGTCGGTTTGGTAGTATCGACTCGACTGGGGCTTGCCGATTTAGCCAATTGGCAGTACTTAGCAGTGATCTTTGCTGGAATACTGGTCATTAGAACCATGGTGATTGTCGGCTTTATGCCGATCTTAGCCAGAATAGGCATAGGCTTGACCAAGGAGAAATCAATCGTCTTGATTTGGGGAGGTTTGCGGGGGGCAGTCTCCTTAGCATTGGCATTAATCGTGGCAACCAATGAGTCCTTGGATATTCAATTAAGGGATCAGGTTCTGTTTCTCACCGCGGGTATAGTGGTACTCACCATCGTAGTCAATGGCTCTAGTATGCGGTTTGTGATGGCAAAACTTGGGCTCGATAAGCTGCCGAAAGCCAAGCAGAAAACCTTTGCTAAGGTGCAGCATAAGATCTCAGATGAAATGGTCAAGGTGAGGGAGAGCCTTAAACAAGATGAACACTTGAAGGCTGTTAATTGGCAGGCTGTAGATCGCAATATTGTCACAGTAGCGACGCCTTATAAAGAGGAAGAGAGTATCGATACTCAGGTGGAATACCAAAGAAAGCTGCTTGAATCGGAGCGGCAATTTTACTGGAATCAATTTGCCAAAGGCTTACTTAGCCAAGATGCTACTCATATTTTAATCGGTGCGATAGAGAAGGCGTTAGACGGCACGCCGCAGATCTGGCCCAGACCCTTTATCGCTAAGCATTGGCAGATCCCTAGGTGGGCTAATCAGTGTGCAAACATGCCTATCATAGGTGTTTATGCTCGAGGGGCGAGTTATAAGCAGCATGTGATTACTTTCGAGAGTGCCAGAGGCTTGTTTGAGGCGAGTACTTATATTCTCGAACTTGCGCCTAGTTTGTCCTTAGAGGTCGAGCAGTTAGAGACGGCTTTGGAGCAGATGACCTTAGTGAATCAATTTGCCGATAACACCTTAAATGATTTTCGTAAGGACTCACCACATTTAGTGGAACGGGTTGAGTCTTATTTGGCCCTAAGAATATTACTCAATACCGAGCGAAAGAAGATCCAGGAGCTGACCCATGAAGGCATAATCTCGGAAGTTGATGCCGAGAAGCTTATTGAAGAAGTTGAGCTAAAGATGCATGAAAGCAAAAAACTTAATCAACTGGTATAA